A window of Pyrobaculum aerophilum str. IM2 contains these coding sequences:
- the glp gene encoding molybdopterin molybdotransferase MoeA, whose translation MRGFKALTPIAEAQKVVLSALRHTPTVERIPTPSAVGLYAAEDVASPIDVPPFDRAAFDGYAVRSADTLGASRTNPILLRIVGKVLPGGEYPSELKPGEAVEIATGAPLPKGADAVVPYEEAAARGEYVEVYKPVPVFYYVSRRGEDVAAGEVVVKKGRRIKPWDVGVLTSVGIREVSVFKISAAIISTGNELVELEDAPPPPGKIVNSTRHVISALLRELGAESFYLGLVPDDEEAIYNAVREALAKFDIVITTGGVSVGEPDYVIKAVSRLRPEVLVHGIAARPGRPNSAAVVRGKPIVMLSGFPVASIVGFEVFVKPIILHMVGAKEEPAPVVRAVLTRRVTTPINVRSFVRVRVFRKGGVLYAEPLAVTGSGVLSTLTRGNGLLVIPENREGYDEGDEVDVILLAPVEDA comes from the coding sequence ATGCGGGGTTTCAAGGCCCTTACTCCCATCGCCGAGGCGCAGAAAGTGGTGTTAAGCGCCTTGAGGCACACGCCAACAGTGGAAAGAATTCCTACGCCCTCCGCCGTGGGGCTTTACGCCGCTGAGGACGTGGCCTCGCCTATAGACGTCCCGCCGTTTGATAGAGCTGCTTTTGATGGATATGCCGTAAGGTCAGCTGATACTTTAGGCGCCTCGCGGACTAACCCGATCTTGCTGAGAATCGTAGGCAAAGTCCTTCCCGGCGGTGAATACCCCAGCGAGTTAAAGCCTGGAGAGGCTGTTGAAATAGCCACGGGCGCCCCTCTGCCAAAAGGCGCTGACGCCGTAGTGCCTTATGAGGAGGCCGCGGCGAGGGGGGAGTACGTAGAGGTGTACAAGCCAGTTCCCGTGTTTTACTACGTCTCTAGGCGCGGGGAAGATGTAGCGGCTGGCGAGGTGGTGGTGAAAAAGGGAAGGAGGATAAAGCCCTGGGATGTAGGCGTGTTGACCTCGGTGGGGATTAGGGAAGTGTCTGTCTTTAAAATATCTGCGGCTATTATCTCAACGGGCAACGAGCTGGTGGAGCTTGAAGACGCCCCGCCGCCTCCTGGGAAAATTGTCAACAGCACGAGACACGTCATTTCCGCCTTGTTGAGAGAACTAGGCGCTGAGTCTTTTTACCTAGGCCTTGTCCCCGACGACGAAGAGGCCATTTACAACGCAGTGAGGGAAGCCCTTGCAAAATTTGATATTGTAATTACTACAGGAGGCGTCTCCGTAGGGGAGCCGGACTATGTAATTAAAGCAGTGTCTCGCCTCAGGCCGGAGGTTCTTGTCCATGGAATTGCGGCGAGACCCGGCAGGCCTAACAGCGCTGCCGTGGTGCGCGGCAAACCTATCGTCATGCTTTCAGGCTTCCCCGTGGCCTCAATAGTGGGATTTGAGGTCTTTGTAAAGCCTATTATACTCCACATGGTGGGGGCCAAGGAGGAGCCAGCCCCCGTGGTAAGGGCGGTGCTCACTAGGAGGGTGACCACGCCTATAAATGTGCGCAGTTTTGTAAGAGTGCGCGTATTCCGCAAAGGGGGAGTTTTATACGCTGAGCCTCTGGCGGTGACTGGAAGCGGAGTTTTGTCCACGCTGACGCGGGGAAACGGCTTATTAGTGATCCCTGAAAACCGCGAGGGATACGACGAAGGCGATGAAGTAGATGTGATATTGTTAGCGCCGGTTGAAGACGCCTAG
- a CDS encoding sugar ABC transporter permease, which produces MRASLLQTTTAVIATALLFYPVFQIILLSLNKLPYFRIGGEFIPTLDSFMWVLQQPEFWRGLLNSLIVSLATVAIVIALSLPGAYAFSRYRFKGRDSLLSFYVVFTQMAGGLGIAGLIALFAIVSALGLRNNLLALAVIYAAGAIPYHTWLLKTYIDTIPKSAEEAALIDGAGINTLLIRVVLPLMAPALAVSAILTFIGAWGELILANLFLSGENRTLILWIYSLMSNVYSVQWNRFAAAALLYAIPPVALYVVLQKFLRRGLAFVY; this is translated from the coding sequence ATGAGGGCTAGCCTTTTACAAACCACGACGGCTGTAATAGCTACTGCGTTGCTCTTTTACCCAGTATTTCAGATAATTCTACTGTCACTGAACAAACTGCCCTATTTTAGAATCGGCGGCGAGTTCATACCCACATTAGACTCATTTATGTGGGTGTTACAACAGCCAGAATTTTGGAGAGGCCTTTTAAACAGCTTAATAGTCTCGCTGGCCACTGTGGCTATAGTAATTGCTTTGTCGTTGCCAGGCGCATACGCCTTTAGTAGATATAGATTTAAGGGAAGAGACTCGTTACTTTCCTTCTACGTAGTTTTTACGCAGATGGCAGGCGGGCTCGGAATAGCTGGCTTAATAGCGCTATTTGCAATAGTATCTGCCCTGGGTTTAAGAAACAACCTCTTAGCGCTTGCCGTGATTTATGCCGCTGGCGCCATACCGTATCACACTTGGCTACTTAAAACTTACATAGATACCATCCCTAAGTCTGCGGAAGAAGCGGCATTAATAGACGGGGCTGGCATCAATACCCTCTTGATAAGAGTAGTGCTTCCGCTAATGGCCCCCGCGCTCGCCGTGTCTGCAATACTTACTTTTATCGGCGCGTGGGGGGAGTTAATCCTGGCAAATTTATTCCTCTCCGGCGAAAACAGGACGTTAATCTTGTGGATTTACTCGCTAATGTCTAACGTGTACTCCGTACAGTGGAATCGTTTTGCGGCAGCTGCGCTACTATATGCAATACCCCCAGTGGCTTTATACGTCGTTTTGCAGAAATTCCTCAGGAGAGGCCTTGCCTTTGTCTACTAG
- a CDS encoding extracellular solute-binding protein gives MNRNLLISLIIALIIIAVAVGYISTRPSPTPTTSPSPTSTPSPSPTISQTTPTPTTPPPAQKVTIRIWHALNPEEESVFKQIAAMYTQTHPNVQIVFENKAPDLQTAVLAAISTGEKFDLFIWAHDWIGLMVEAGVLKPVDNEVADVLSRFSAPIPQYKGHIYGLPFAAETVALICNKQMVSQPPKTFADLLAIMRQFNKPPQTYGIAYVVNPYFISAWIHGAGGYYFDDETEKQGLTDPKSIAGFTFFKSYIMPYVGPNPTDYNTQVNLFLSGQAPCMVNGPWSIGAVKQRGIDVFVAPLPPVNATYIPKPYGGMKMFYVTIYASKEAIDFMKWFTTDPQVAKILMDQLGYVPVIKDVQIQDPVVQGFYEAVKNIYLMPVSPKMQPVWGTVDLIIQNSIVSDQKTISLAVNDAVKDLCARGLC, from the coding sequence ATGAACAGAAATCTCTTAATAAGTCTAATTATAGCGTTAATCATAATAGCCGTAGCCGTTGGCTACATATCAACTAGGCCGTCTCCAACTCCGACAACGAGTCCCTCGCCAACCTCCACGCCAAGTCCCTCGCCGACAATATCTCAAACCACGCCGACGCCTACAACTCCGCCTCCTGCACAAAAAGTAACTATTAGGATATGGCATGCCCTTAACCCAGAGGAGGAGTCTGTGTTTAAACAAATAGCAGCGATGTATACACAAACGCATCCAAACGTCCAAATAGTTTTTGAAAATAAGGCTCCAGATTTGCAAACTGCTGTTTTAGCAGCTATATCAACCGGGGAGAAGTTCGACCTCTTTATATGGGCTCACGACTGGATTGGATTAATGGTAGAAGCCGGCGTATTAAAGCCTGTTGATAACGAAGTAGCCGACGTGTTGTCGAGATTTTCGGCGCCTATACCTCAGTATAAAGGCCACATATACGGCCTGCCCTTTGCTGCCGAAACAGTTGCGTTAATATGTAATAAGCAAATGGTGTCACAACCGCCTAAGACCTTTGCCGATTTATTGGCGATTATGCGTCAATTTAACAAGCCGCCGCAGACTTATGGAATAGCTTATGTTGTGAACCCCTATTTCATATCGGCGTGGATTCACGGCGCTGGCGGTTATTATTTTGACGACGAGACAGAAAAACAGGGGCTGACAGATCCCAAGTCAATAGCAGGATTCACTTTCTTTAAGTCCTACATTATGCCCTACGTAGGCCCCAATCCCACTGATTACAACACTCAAGTAAATCTCTTCCTGTCGGGACAGGCGCCGTGTATGGTCAATGGGCCTTGGAGCATAGGCGCTGTTAAGCAGAGGGGAATTGACGTATTTGTGGCGCCACTGCCCCCTGTAAATGCCACGTATATCCCCAAGCCCTATGGGGGGATGAAAATGTTCTACGTGACGATATATGCGTCTAAAGAGGCAATAGACTTTATGAAGTGGTTTACCACAGACCCACAAGTCGCCAAGATATTAATGGATCAACTGGGATATGTGCCAGTGATTAAAGATGTCCAGATACAAGATCCGGTGGTGCAGGGATTTTACGAGGCGGTGAAAAACATATACTTAATGCCAGTGTCGCCTAAGATGCAGCCCGTATGGGGAACTGTTGACTTAATAATACAAAACTCCATAGTGTCAGATCAGAAAACTATCTCCCTAGCTGTTAATGATGCCGTTAAAGATTTATGCGCCAGAGGCCTCTGTTAA
- a CDS encoding molybdopterin biosynthesis protein, whose translation MAKRVIFHELVSLDQASEILLKFARPLGEEEVDIAQAYGRMLARDITAPIDVPPFDRSTVDGYAVVAEATYGASELTPVEFKLVGRVEAGDWPAGEVKPGEAFEVATGAPLPRGANAVVMVEFTQTRGDLVKIFRAVAPGENVMSAGSDISAGEVVLRHCTKLTAREIGVLAALGLRKVPVMKRPIVGIISTGNELAAPGERLGPGMLYDVNSYSLAAAVQEAGGLPVIYGIVRDEESSYKSALLKALSESDVVLISGGTSAGVADLTYRVLGELGDVLFHGVMVRPGKPTLAAVINGKIVVGLPGYPSSALMIFHTVVRPFLLKLQCVEPSPPAVYKAKLAYGVEGAKGRRALYPVVLIARKDGYKAYPLYAESGAISVLARADGYIVIPENVEFMTEGEEVDVYLFEKFKPAELYFIGSHDPHLDTILARHNVKTVYVGSMGGLMSIKRGEADFAGTHILDLETGVYNVPVVQRLGIKGAAVIGLYRREQGLIIQRGNPKGIKGVEDLLRDDVVYVNRPRGTGTRALLDIHLSKLAQRLGTPFEELIRKIRGYTYEVKTHTAVAAAVAQGRADVGMGVRYAAELYGLDFIPLGWEEYDLVVRVDVLDKVFEIVREALENLPRGYEKYEMSGRVKWEG comes from the coding sequence ATGGCCAAGCGGGTAATTTTCCACGAGCTAGTTTCTCTCGACCAAGCCTCGGAGATATTGTTAAAATTCGCCAGACCGCTCGGAGAGGAAGAGGTGGACATCGCCCAGGCGTATGGGCGGATGTTGGCTAGGGACATCACGGCGCCAATAGACGTGCCGCCTTTTGACCGCTCTACAGTGGATGGATACGCCGTAGTGGCCGAGGCCACTTACGGCGCGTCTGAGTTAACGCCTGTGGAATTTAAACTAGTGGGCAGAGTTGAAGCCGGCGATTGGCCCGCAGGGGAGGTAAAGCCGGGAGAGGCCTTTGAGGTGGCCACTGGGGCCCCCCTCCCCAGAGGTGCCAACGCCGTCGTTATGGTCGAGTTCACTCAGACGAGGGGGGATCTTGTTAAGATATTCCGCGCCGTTGCCCCGGGGGAAAACGTCATGAGCGCGGGCTCCGATATATCCGCGGGAGAGGTGGTGTTGAGGCATTGCACTAAGCTCACGGCGAGGGAAATTGGAGTCTTAGCTGCCTTAGGACTTAGAAAAGTGCCCGTTATGAAAAGGCCTATCGTGGGAATAATATCTACGGGAAACGAGCTGGCCGCCCCGGGGGAAAGGCTGGGGCCGGGGATGCTGTACGACGTAAATAGCTACTCGCTCGCCGCAGCTGTACAAGAGGCAGGCGGCTTGCCCGTTATATACGGCATAGTTAGAGACGAGGAGAGTAGCTACAAGTCGGCGTTGTTAAAGGCGCTGTCAGAATCCGACGTAGTTCTAATCAGCGGCGGCACTTCGGCCGGGGTAGCCGATTTGACGTATAGAGTATTGGGAGAGCTGGGGGACGTTTTGTTCCACGGCGTAATGGTCCGGCCGGGTAAGCCTACGTTAGCCGCCGTTATAAACGGCAAAATAGTAGTAGGCCTCCCCGGCTACCCCTCCTCTGCGCTTATGATATTTCACACTGTGGTGAGGCCGTTTCTCTTAAAACTACAGTGCGTAGAGCCGAGCCCGCCCGCTGTATACAAGGCGAAGTTGGCATACGGAGTAGAGGGCGCCAAGGGGAGGCGTGCTCTCTACCCAGTGGTCCTAATAGCGAGGAAAGACGGGTACAAGGCCTATCCCCTATACGCCGAGTCCGGGGCCATATCTGTGCTGGCGAGGGCGGACGGCTATATTGTCATACCGGAAAACGTGGAGTTTATGACTGAGGGAGAGGAAGTGGACGTGTATTTATTTGAGAAGTTCAAGCCGGCGGAGCTCTACTTTATTGGTAGCCACGACCCCCATTTAGATACAATATTGGCCCGACACAACGTAAAGACGGTGTATGTGGGATCAATGGGGGGTTTAATGTCTATTAAAAGAGGCGAGGCCGATTTCGCAGGGACGCACATATTAGACTTGGAGACTGGGGTTTACAACGTGCCAGTTGTCCAAAGACTGGGGATCAAGGGGGCGGCGGTCATAGGCCTATACAGGCGGGAACAAGGCCTTATTATTCAAAGGGGCAATCCCAAGGGGATAAAGGGGGTGGAGGACCTCCTTAGAGACGACGTGGTGTACGTCAATAGGCCTAGGGGCACGGGCACGAGGGCTCTGCTTGATATCCACCTCTCTAAACTCGCCCAGAGGCTGGGCACTCCCTTTGAGGAGTTAATCCGCAAGATAAGGGGGTATACCTATGAGGTAAAAACCCATACTGCTGTCGCGGCGGCTGTAGCCCAAGGCAGGGCGGACGTGGGCATGGGGGTTAGGTATGCCGCTGAGCTCTACGGCCTGGACTTCATCCCCCTGGGCTGGGAGGAGTACGACTTAGTGGTAAGAGTTGACGTTTTGGACAAAGTCTTTGAAATTGTCCGCGAAGCGCTAGAAAATCTCCCGCGAGGTTATGAAAAGTATGAAATGTCAGGCAGAGTTAAGTGGGAGGGGTAG
- a CDS encoding carbohydrate ABC transporter permease, with amino-acid sequence MKPQWLILPGLLLFLFFNIWPIVFSIYISFTNANIKNFPPPPPWAPEELKQARPPPDFTGLSNYASIFLGPASAGFIGAVFWSLVFVALSVLAKVALGTFIGLLMSSDKVLGKSAMRALLIVPWALPLILSVVAWRYVFDPTYGVVNQLLYSLGVSKPPDWFVNKDYAYAAMVVIEAWLAYPFIMTVVIGALANVPRAAYEAAYIDGAGRWTIFLQVTLPLIKRPLIYATVMTTAASLQFFLVAYLWNFIQLYDRFILAYGYYWAFGSPFREYGLAAAVLTLSALIISAFMIVAIKLTGLMKGMYEG; translated from the coding sequence ATGAAGCCCCAATGGTTAATATTGCCGGGGCTTCTACTTTTCCTCTTTTTTAACATCTGGCCAATTGTCTTCTCTATATACATATCTTTTACTAACGCTAACATCAAGAATTTCCCCCCGCCCCCTCCATGGGCCCCTGAGGAATTAAAACAAGCCAGGCCGCCGCCCGACTTCACGGGGCTTTCCAATTACGCCTCTATCTTTTTAGGGCCAGCCTCAGCCGGATTTATTGGCGCCGTGTTTTGGAGTTTAGTATTTGTCGCATTGTCCGTGCTTGCAAAGGTTGCCCTGGGCACTTTTATCGGTTTGTTGATGTCCTCAGATAAAGTCTTGGGGAAATCGGCAATGCGCGCCTTATTAATAGTACCCTGGGCCCTCCCCCTTATATTATCAGTAGTGGCGTGGCGTTATGTTTTTGATCCCACTTATGGCGTTGTAAACCAGTTGTTATATTCTCTCGGCGTATCCAAGCCTCCTGACTGGTTTGTAAATAAAGATTATGCATACGCGGCGATGGTGGTAATAGAGGCATGGCTTGCATATCCCTTTATTATGACTGTAGTAATTGGCGCCTTGGCCAACGTCCCGAGGGCGGCATACGAGGCCGCTTATATAGATGGGGCGGGCAGATGGACTATTTTTCTACAAGTAACTCTGCCTCTTATAAAAAGGCCTCTTATTTACGCGACGGTAATGACGACGGCGGCTTCATTGCAGTTCTTCCTAGTAGCCTATTTGTGGAATTTTATCCAGTTATACGACCGCTTTATACTAGCCTACGGCTATTACTGGGCCTTCGGTTCGCCTTTTAGAGAATACGGACTAGCCGCGGCGGTTTTAACGCTGTCTGCATTGATAATTTCAGCGTTTATGATCGTGGCAATAAAACTCACAGGGTTAATGAAGGGGATGTATGAGGGCTAG
- a CDS encoding zinc metalloprotease HtpX — MFPIFDPVALGLYIVGYIFMLIIAATIAPKVAKSISGRFTLYGAMALTAVLVVLTTAFIIYLFVTVALPHMGAYGLSFLLGLIFFVVLMNIITYFASPYLINLSYGARPDPRLQQIVDEVAARLGAPFKLKAVVVDGPPNAFAYGNFLTGRYVAVTSSMLALTDRRELEAVIGHEIGHHLHRDNAIMLLFGILPSIVYYLGVTAVHMAMASSGNRGGNPAILAAVGIAAVIVSFLIQLLVLAFSRLREYYADTAGAKAAGKEAMQFALAKIHKFYFANPEAHEVVRDSKFRALFIYALVNAVANPFVSVTRSDLEEIKRSSYSVFQEIFSTHPPIPKRLKFLDELQF, encoded by the coding sequence ATGTTCCCAATATTTGACCCAGTGGCGTTGGGACTCTATATAGTGGGATATATATTTATGTTAATTATTGCTGCAACTATTGCGCCAAAAGTGGCTAAGTCTATTTCGGGGCGCTTTACATTATATGGCGCAATGGCGCTAACCGCCGTATTAGTAGTCTTAACAACTGCCTTTATAATCTACTTGTTTGTAACCGTAGCGCTACCTCACATGGGGGCGTATGGCTTGAGTTTCTTACTCGGCTTAATTTTCTTCGTCGTGCTTATGAACATAATTACGTATTTCGCGTCGCCCTATTTAATTAACCTTTCATACGGCGCTAGGCCGGATCCCCGCTTGCAACAAATTGTAGACGAAGTGGCCGCAAGGCTTGGCGCGCCGTTTAAATTAAAGGCCGTGGTAGTAGATGGACCTCCAAACGCTTTTGCCTATGGGAATTTCTTAACTGGAAGATATGTTGCTGTGACAAGCAGCATGTTGGCTCTTACTGATAGAAGAGAGCTTGAGGCGGTGATAGGACATGAAATTGGCCACCACTTACACAGAGACAACGCTATAATGTTGTTATTCGGCATTCTGCCATCTATTGTCTATTACTTAGGGGTCACCGCAGTACATATGGCAATGGCATCTTCTGGAAATAGAGGCGGCAACCCTGCAATTCTAGCCGCTGTGGGAATCGCCGCTGTAATAGTCTCCTTCCTAATACAGCTCTTAGTGCTGGCTTTCAGCAGGTTGAGAGAGTACTACGCCGATACGGCCGGGGCGAAGGCGGCTGGGAAAGAGGCCATGCAGTTCGCCCTGGCCAAGATTCATAAATTCTACTTCGCTAATCCAGAGGCTCACGAAGTTGTTAGAGATAGCAAATTCAGAGCTTTGTTTATATACGCCCTTGTTAACGCAGTGGCCAATCCCTTTGTCTCTGTCACTAGGAGCGATCTTGAGGAAATTAAGAGGTCCAGCTACTCGGTCTTTCAAGAAATATTCTCCACACACCCGCCGATTCCAAAAAGGCTTAAGTTCTTAGACGAGCTCCAGTTTTAA
- a CDS encoding glucodextranase DOMON-like domain-containing protein has protein sequence MKWTFLLTLFVIFLAAEPINIIFIFHNHQPWYLDFSKNELALPWVRMHAVGNYLKVPLLINQSGVSVAFTLSGSLIEQLNWYSNGTYTDARFRISEKIARGEPLTIEEKYAMLAVPGGFFDINWQNILNKHPRYAVLLGVRNDAFNKCPPGNMTCVVSRFSDQDFIDLATLFNLLWIDPYIARQNPEIWALRNKTNYTREDLKKVLQIHLELIKQVLPVYKKLAEQGRIELVPVPYSHPLMPLLADMGAIYDLKLHVNLSNSLFKRYLGVTPTGVWPPEQAVNDEVLRLFANAGYIWTVTDEDVLKATAPGASHFKLYFVQYGDRKLYVFFRDKTLSDNIGFRYSSLSPEAALADFVNYLKRVPREKCSVVVIALDGENPWENYPNFGDDFLRVFFQGLAQLEKNGTVKIWKPSDFIKACGNEAAELPQREFKYFDLHLDLSFYKSIRDLPTRLVNGRIAEGSWSGGGSLAVWIGDPDENVWWMWLKKAREEVGVNRTWDVIFPLLIAEASDWPFWYGGDMGSPITFDPIAKSALITYYKRAGLEPPRYLLSPAYPAGTPREDKVAGRGDGRIRTYQGLTVHVNTTHIWAEGAPCGVLYISNPDIPRSPYIFRGAVRGIYGESLNIIADMAIDTCSGVVYLSDGGVFYPVGRAASLSFIGARPGGRLYLEFKGLVYIVNIPEAEVAQQLLLKAADPVGDDFGPGRYQYPKNPVFKPGVFDLTEFSLYDVGDKLRFVFKVRELGDNPWGGPAGFSLQFFHVYINRGSGSRNDTLGLRVALCRDAAWDVALLIGPGWSGGNRIVYSDNTYVDDAMSIKVAPNNTVVADVPKRYIGEFNSSWKITVFLTSWDGYGPDNIRNFGVVSDEWTAGGADPVAVLANVAPRVFDLLAETAEQQIKALTSYQVTRLPNGTYLGRPTRVCAYISGGKATETYTVTQTITITQTEVSTTTKTIATRETITSTYVTTATQVIKEADWTTASLIGILALTIGLVAGLLTRRR, from the coding sequence ATGAAATGGACATTTCTCCTAACACTCTTTGTAATATTCCTAGCGGCGGAGCCTATTAATATTATTTTTATTTTCCACAACCACCAGCCGTGGTACCTAGATTTTTCAAAAAACGAATTGGCGTTGCCGTGGGTGAGAATGCACGCGGTTGGCAATTATTTAAAAGTCCCCCTTCTTATAAACCAAAGCGGCGTCTCCGTGGCGTTCACGCTCTCAGGAAGCCTTATAGAGCAGTTAAACTGGTACTCCAACGGGACATACACCGACGCCAGATTTCGCATTTCTGAAAAAATCGCAAGGGGGGAGCCCTTAACTATTGAGGAGAAATACGCCATGTTGGCCGTGCCAGGAGGGTTTTTCGATATCAACTGGCAAAACATCTTAAACAAACATCCCAGATATGCAGTATTGCTGGGAGTTAGAAACGACGCGTTTAATAAATGCCCGCCTGGCAACATGACTTGTGTAGTTTCGAGATTTAGCGACCAAGATTTTATAGATCTCGCAACTCTGTTTAACCTCCTCTGGATAGATCCCTATATAGCGAGACAGAACCCAGAGATATGGGCTTTGAGAAATAAAACTAACTACACCAGGGAAGATCTCAAAAAAGTATTACAAATACACTTAGAGCTCATAAAACAAGTGCTCCCTGTCTATAAAAAATTGGCTGAACAGGGGAGAATTGAACTGGTGCCAGTGCCGTATTCCCATCCTTTAATGCCGCTATTAGCCGATATGGGCGCTATTTACGACTTAAAACTTCACGTAAATCTCTCCAATAGCCTCTTTAAGAGATATTTGGGCGTCACGCCCACTGGCGTATGGCCGCCTGAGCAAGCAGTTAACGACGAGGTATTGAGGCTATTCGCCAATGCCGGGTATATCTGGACTGTGACCGACGAAGATGTTTTAAAGGCCACAGCGCCCGGCGCCAGTCACTTTAAGCTCTATTTTGTCCAATACGGCGATCGCAAGCTATACGTCTTCTTCAGGGATAAGACGCTTTCAGACAACATTGGGTTTAGATATTCTTCATTAAGCCCTGAAGCGGCCTTAGCCGATTTCGTTAACTATTTAAAACGCGTGCCCAGGGAGAAATGCTCAGTAGTAGTAATTGCGCTAGACGGGGAAAACCCCTGGGAGAACTACCCCAATTTCGGCGACGACTTCCTCAGAGTCTTCTTCCAGGGCTTGGCGCAGTTGGAGAAGAACGGCACCGTGAAGATATGGAAGCCTAGCGATTTTATAAAAGCGTGTGGCAACGAAGCGGCGGAGTTGCCTCAAAGAGAATTTAAGTACTTCGACTTGCACTTAGATCTCTCGTTTTATAAGTCAATAAGAGATCTCCCAACGCGTTTAGTTAATGGGAGGATTGCCGAGGGCTCTTGGTCAGGCGGCGGCAGTCTTGCGGTGTGGATAGGGGATCCGGATGAAAACGTGTGGTGGATGTGGTTAAAAAAAGCGAGAGAGGAGGTGGGCGTAAACCGCACGTGGGATGTAATATTCCCGTTGTTAATAGCCGAGGCTAGTGACTGGCCTTTCTGGTACGGCGGCGACATGGGGTCGCCGATTACCTTCGACCCAATCGCCAAATCGGCTTTAATAACATACTATAAGCGCGCGGGGCTTGAGCCGCCCCGGTATTTACTATCCCCGGCTTATCCTGCGGGCACGCCGCGGGAGGATAAGGTGGCGGGCAGGGGAGACGGGAGAATAAGGACGTATCAAGGCTTAACGGTCCATGTAAATACCACTCACATATGGGCAGAGGGCGCGCCATGCGGCGTTTTGTACATATCAAATCCTGATATTCCCAGATCGCCGTATATATTTAGAGGGGCTGTCAGGGGGATATACGGCGAGAGTTTAAACATAATAGCCGACATGGCCATTGACACTTGTAGCGGAGTTGTATATCTGTCAGACGGCGGCGTGTTCTACCCTGTGGGCAGAGCCGCATCGCTGAGCTTCATTGGGGCCAGGCCAGGAGGCCGGCTTTACTTGGAGTTTAAAGGATTAGTTTACATAGTAAACATACCAGAGGCAGAGGTTGCCCAGCAACTCCTGTTAAAAGCCGCCGATCCTGTGGGCGACGACTTCGGGCCTGGAAGATATCAATATCCCAAAAACCCAGTTTTTAAACCAGGGGTGTTTGATCTCACAGAGTTTTCTCTTTACGACGTGGGGGACAAATTAAGATTTGTCTTTAAAGTCAGGGAGCTGGGGGACAACCCATGGGGCGGGCCCGCCGGTTTTTCCTTACAGTTTTTCCACGTCTATATTAATAGGGGGAGCGGCAGTAGAAACGACACGCTCGGGCTAAGAGTTGCTTTGTGTAGAGACGCGGCTTGGGACGTAGCCCTACTCATAGGGCCTGGCTGGAGCGGAGGTAATAGAATAGTTTACTCAGACAATACTTATGTAGACGACGCCATGTCAATAAAAGTAGCCCCTAATAATACTGTTGTTGCAGACGTGCCTAAGAGATACATAGGGGAGTTTAATAGTAGTTGGAAAATTACTGTATTTTTAACATCGTGGGACGGCTATGGGCCTGATAATATTAGGAACTTCGGCGTAGTTTCCGATGAATGGACTGCAGGCGGCGCAGACCCCGTCGCCGTGTTGGCTAACGTAGCGCCTAGAGTTTTTGACCTCCTTGCGGAGACGGCTGAGCAACAAATTAAGGCTTTGACATCTTATCAAGTCACGAGATTGCCTAATGGCACATATTTGGGAAGGCCGACGAGGGTATGCGCATACATCTCCGGGGGTAAAGCGACAGAGACTTACACAGTTACGCAAACTATCACTATTACACAGACAGAGGTGTCCACAACAACGAAGACTATCGCCACAAGGGAGACAATTACGTCAACATATGTAACGACGGCCACACAAGTCATTAAAGAGGCCGACTGGACAACTGCCTCTTTAATAGGCATACTGGCATTAACAATCGGCCTAGTTGCAGGCTTATTAACTAGGCGAAGATAA
- a CDS encoding class II glutamine amidotransferase produces MCRLYISKGSIDLSNALKLAAKYDPYMPSDRKQHGDGWGFVAMSQREFFYYKSGLPAWEDPTVVPMREAVLAHARAASPGEPVGPAHSHPYMAHLDDGRIIFVAHNGSVDKKALAAELGIDPTGYTDSFVLTLFLAKNWGNPDKAVENAMRYVKTALNLAVLEFPSLRAYAYTYYRGPREYYAMYLIKEGGAVAVVSSTLLRHIEYSGEELKSGTLLAF; encoded by the coding sequence GTGTGCAGATTATATATTTCTAAAGGTTCTATAGATCTATCTAACGCGTTAAAACTAGCGGCTAAATACGATCCCTACATGCCCAGCGACAGGAAACAACACGGCGACGGCTGGGGGTTTGTTGCCATGTCTCAACGGGAATTTTTCTATTATAAATCCGGCCTGCCCGCCTGGGAGGATCCCACAGTAGTGCCCATGAGAGAGGCGGTGTTGGCCCACGCCAGGGCGGCGTCTCCCGGCGAGCCTGTGGGGCCGGCACATTCACACCCCTATATGGCGCATTTAGACGACGGGAGGATTATATTTGTGGCTCATAACGGATCAGTGGATAAAAAGGCCTTAGCGGCGGAGTTGGGCATTGATCCCACCGGTTATACAGACAGCTTTGTGTTAACGCTTTTCCTCGCGAAAAATTGGGGCAATCCCGATAAAGCTGTTGAAAACGCAATGCGATATGTAAAAACGGCGCTTAACCTCGCCGTTTTGGAGTTTCCGTCGCTGAGGGCATATGCCTATACATATTATAGAGGACCTCGCGAATATTACGCCATGTATTTAATAAAAGAGGGGGGAGCCGTCGCTGTGGTTTCCTCAACGCTGTTAAGACACATAGAATACAGCGGCGAGGAGTTAAAAAGCGGAACTCTCCTCGCCTTCTAA